One Sagittula stellata E-37 genomic window carries:
- a CDS encoding phage terminase large subunit family protein has protein sequence MGFLTSAEAVIAAALAEAMAPPPPPDITRWCEENIVFDERSPMPGPFRIGRFPFLREIHEVLSPEHPCREVSVRGSAQWGKTVSVLNPVIGAWHEYGPLDSLVVHPTHSAATEWVDNKWLPMRRQAPSLRRLFGDGRGGDNKDAKFNQETLTRNGSLKVTSAGSPDDLAGTSRRLVALDDLSKFEMTPKGDPEKLAESRASGFEDAKILAISTAQLVGTCRITRRYERSDKRLFHVPCPHCGHMAPLTWENFRRNLDPERLHAACFTCDDCGGVIGHAEKERIVGQGRWVATNPGGDHPGFHLWRAYVPQRDWASIAVEYARVMGWTQLSLTGETEEAMAHTVEAETEQTFWNDVLGLPYAVASKGPDWEKLRDRVENRPEGEGLPRSIVPARGVILTAGVDCQGDRTEIHIVAHGPNHQRWPVDYIVVPHHIADEACWSALDGHLKATWRTERGLRLPLDMLAIDGGTYTDAVWSWARRWPWDRVIIVKGSNSANGPTMVPQKFERRADGKARRRQKRAFMLNVSQLKGDFYGWLDKDDPLSRGYVHFARGLGDEYYRMVTSEVRVLRRSASGVVNARWELVEPTRRNEGLDTMLYAEAAARRKGWLSLTADQWAALEAERSAQPQEVQADLFDGTVPVVAPVAPSDTPRSTPEKPKPEARESAAPEDDWLNGRGSEWL, from the coding sequence ATGGGCTTCCTGACCTCTGCGGAGGCGGTGATCGCCGCGGCGCTGGCGGAGGCGATGGCACCGCCGCCGCCGCCGGACATCACGCGGTGGTGCGAGGAGAACATCGTCTTCGACGAGCGTTCGCCGATGCCGGGGCCGTTCCGGATCGGGCGGTTCCCGTTCCTGCGCGAGATCCACGAGGTGTTGAGCCCGGAGCATCCGTGCCGCGAGGTGAGCGTGCGGGGATCGGCGCAATGGGGCAAGACGGTGTCGGTGCTGAACCCGGTGATCGGAGCGTGGCACGAGTACGGACCGCTCGACAGCCTGGTGGTGCATCCGACGCACAGTGCGGCCACCGAGTGGGTCGACAACAAGTGGTTGCCGATGCGCCGGCAGGCGCCGAGCCTGAGGCGGCTCTTCGGGGACGGGCGGGGCGGCGACAACAAGGACGCGAAGTTCAACCAGGAGACCCTGACGCGGAACGGGTCGCTGAAAGTGACCTCGGCGGGTTCTCCGGACGACCTTGCCGGCACGTCGCGGCGGCTGGTGGCGCTGGACGACCTGTCGAAGTTCGAGATGACGCCGAAGGGGGATCCGGAGAAACTGGCGGAGAGCCGGGCAAGCGGGTTCGAGGATGCGAAGATCCTCGCGATCTCGACGGCGCAGCTGGTCGGCACCTGCAGGATCACCCGGCGGTATGAGCGGAGCGACAAGCGGCTGTTCCATGTGCCGTGCCCGCATTGCGGCCACATGGCGCCGCTGACCTGGGAGAACTTCCGGCGCAACCTCGATCCCGAGCGCCTGCACGCCGCATGCTTCACCTGCGACGACTGCGGTGGGGTGATCGGGCACGCGGAGAAGGAACGGATCGTCGGGCAGGGACGGTGGGTGGCCACGAACCCGGGTGGCGATCACCCGGGGTTCCATTTGTGGCGGGCCTACGTGCCGCAGCGGGACTGGGCGTCGATCGCGGTGGAATATGCGCGGGTGATGGGCTGGACGCAGCTGTCTTTGACGGGCGAGACGGAGGAGGCGATGGCCCACACCGTCGAGGCGGAGACGGAACAGACCTTCTGGAACGACGTTCTGGGCCTGCCCTATGCGGTCGCGAGCAAGGGCCCGGACTGGGAGAAGCTGCGCGACCGGGTGGAGAACCGGCCGGAGGGCGAGGGCCTGCCGCGCAGCATCGTGCCGGCCCGGGGCGTGATTTTGACCGCCGGTGTCGATTGCCAGGGCGACCGCACCGAGATCCACATCGTGGCGCACGGGCCGAACCACCAGCGGTGGCCGGTGGATTACATCGTGGTGCCGCATCACATCGCGGACGAGGCGTGCTGGTCGGCGCTGGACGGCCACCTGAAGGCGACGTGGCGGACGGAGCGCGGCCTGCGCCTGCCTCTCGACATGCTGGCCATCGACGGTGGCACCTACACGGATGCGGTCTGGTCCTGGGCCCGGCGCTGGCCCTGGGATCGGGTGATCATCGTCAAGGGGTCGAACAGTGCCAACGGGCCGACGATGGTGCCGCAGAAGTTCGAGCGCCGGGCGGACGGGAAGGCCCGGCGCCGGCAGAAGCGCGCGTTCATGCTGAACGTGAGCCAGCTGAAGGGCGACTTCTACGGCTGGCTGGACAAGGACGATCCGCTGTCGCGCGGCTACGTGCACTTCGCCCGGGGGCTGGGCGACGAATACTACCGCATGGTGACCTCGGAGGTCCGGGTGCTCCGGCGCAGCGCGTCCGGCGTGGTGAATGCCCGCTGGGAGCTCGTCGAGCCGACACGCCGGAACGAGGGGCTCGACACGATGCTCTACGCCGAAGCGGCGGCACGGCGGAAGGGCTGGCTGTCGCTGACGGCGGACCAGTGGGCGGCGCTTGAGGCGGAGCGCAGCGCGCAGCCCCAGGAGGTGCAGGCGGACCTGTTCGACGGAACCGTCCCGGTGGTCGCGCCTGTGGCGCCGTCAGACACACCGCGGAGCACGCCCGAGAAACCCAAACCCGAGGCGCGCGAGAGTGCGGCCCCGGAGGATGACTGGCTGAACGGCAGGGGAAGCGAATGGCTGTAA
- a CDS encoding phage head-tail joining protein, which yields MAVTPDSAIDTLETAMAQGVRDVTYSDGRKVTYQSQAEMERALSYWRARKRAAAGRGAVGVSIGAFYRD from the coding sequence ATGGCTGTAACACCGGACAGTGCCATCGACACGCTGGAGACGGCCATGGCGCAGGGGGTGCGCGATGTCACCTACAGCGACGGGCGCAAGGTGACCTACCAGAGCCAGGCGGAGATGGAGCGCGCGTTGTCGTACTGGCGCGCCCGGAAACGTGCTGCGGCGGGGCGGGGGGCTGTCGGCGTCAGCATCGGCGCGTTTTACAGGGACTGA
- a CDS encoding acetoin utilization protein encodes MTGARFITSRIYRGSVYGARHPLSIQRVPAVTDLAVTLGWLGPGRMLTSPRAKPAALTGFHTSRYVAALMAAEAAQHVSPEVRDRHGLGTLSNPVFAEMYRRPATAVGGGMLAAELVADGGVVHNPGGGQHHAMPDRAEGFCFLNEPVLTIRRLLAMGLKRVAYVDIDAHHGDGVEAAFPGSERVRTISVHEARRWPFTGALGDNAGGAAFNLPVGRGFNDTEFALVLEEVILPAVADFRPDAIFLQCGADALAEDPLARLALSNRAHVATALALRALAPRLIVSGGGGYNPWSTARCWAAVWGALAGEVAPDRLPDAAEAVLRALHWHRKGIPDETLLTTLADAPREGPVRDDLRSDVAVLKARLRAVL; translated from the coding sequence ATGACAGGGGCACGTTTCATCACCTCGCGGATCTACCGGGGATCTGTCTATGGCGCGCGGCATCCGCTTTCGATTCAGCGGGTGCCGGCGGTGACCGATCTCGCGGTGACGTTGGGGTGGCTGGGGCCCGGACGGATGCTGACCTCGCCCCGTGCGAAGCCCGCAGCGCTGACCGGATTCCACACGTCCCGCTACGTCGCGGCGCTGATGGCGGCGGAGGCGGCGCAGCACGTGTCGCCCGAGGTGCGCGACCGGCACGGGCTGGGCACGCTGTCGAACCCGGTCTTCGCCGAGATGTACCGCCGCCCGGCGACAGCGGTGGGCGGCGGCATGCTGGCGGCGGAACTGGTGGCCGACGGCGGCGTGGTCCACAATCCGGGCGGCGGCCAGCATCATGCCATGCCGGATCGGGCGGAGGGGTTCTGCTTTCTGAACGAGCCGGTGCTGACCATCCGCAGGCTGCTGGCGATGGGGCTCAAGCGCGTGGCCTACGTGGACATCGACGCGCATCACGGCGACGGGGTGGAGGCCGCCTTTCCGGGGTCCGAGCGGGTGCGCACGATCTCTGTTCACGAAGCGCGGCGCTGGCCCTTCACCGGCGCGCTGGGGGACAACGCGGGGGGCGCGGCCTTCAACCTGCCCGTGGGGCGCGGATTCAACGATACGGAGTTCGCGCTGGTGCTGGAGGAGGTGATCCTGCCCGCCGTGGCGGATTTCCGGCCCGACGCGATCTTTCTGCAATGCGGGGCGGATGCGCTGGCCGAGGATCCGCTGGCGCGCCTGGCCCTGTCGAACCGCGCGCATGTGGCGACGGCGCTGGCGCTGCGGGCGCTTGCGCCGCGCCTGATCGTCTCGGGCGGGGGCGGCTACAACCCGTGGAGCACGGCGCGCTGCTGGGCCGCCGTATGGGGCGCGCTGGCGGGGGAGGTGGCGCCAGACCGGCTGCCGGACGCGGCAGAGGCGGTTCTGCGCGCCCTGCACTGGCACCGCAAGGGCATCCCGGACGAGACGCTGCTGACCACGCTCGCCGATGCGCCGCGCGAGGGGCCGGTGCGGGACGATCTTCGGTCGGACGTGGCGGTGCTGAAGGCGCGGCTGAGGGCCGTGCTCTGA
- a CDS encoding helix-turn-helix domain-containing protein — protein MRAPRQLARLLTSDEAAEYLRVSTKTLRKLRRSGLPFAEISPGCHRYREDDLAAYVAAKVISETPPCRTAPKARASGTTTSRSGVVDFTEVVALKTSKRRKP, from the coding sequence ATGAGAGCTCCACGCCAACTCGCACGGCTGCTTACCAGTGATGAAGCCGCGGAGTATCTGAGGGTCTCGACGAAGACGCTTCGCAAGCTGCGCCGTAGCGGTCTACCCTTCGCCGAGATTTCTCCCGGTTGCCACCGCTATCGAGAGGACGATCTGGCCGCCTACGTCGCAGCGAAAGTGATCTCGGAGACACCGCCATGCCGTACCGCCCCAAAGGCTCGCGCTTCTGGCACTACGACTTCCAGATCCGGGGTCGTCGATTTCACGGAAGTTGTGGCACTGAAGACTTCGAAGAGGCGAAAGCCGTAG
- a CDS encoding fasciclin domain-containing protein, producing the protein MADAPMASETDVPMVGGAPMYPSKTIVENAVNSADHTTLVAAVKAADLVDTLSGEGPFTVFAPTNAAFDKLPAGTVDTLLKPENKDQLTKILTAHVVAGNWSAQSIREAARSQSDGFYHFNAVSGDALSAKVTASGNIFIFDENGEAYEITQADVNQSNGVIHVIEGVLLPR; encoded by the coding sequence ATGGCGGACGCCCCCATGGCCTCCGAGACCGATGTGCCGATGGTGGGCGGTGCGCCGATGTACCCGTCGAAGACCATCGTCGAAAACGCGGTCAACTCCGCCGATCACACCACACTGGTTGCCGCTGTGAAGGCGGCCGACCTTGTCGACACGCTCAGTGGCGAAGGTCCCTTCACCGTCTTCGCCCCCACCAACGCGGCGTTCGACAAACTGCCCGCCGGCACCGTCGACACGCTGCTGAAGCCGGAGAACAAGGACCAGCTCACCAAGATCCTGACCGCCCACGTGGTGGCGGGCAACTGGTCGGCCCAGTCGATCCGCGAAGCGGCCCGCAGCCAGAGCGACGGATTCTATCACTTCAATGCCGTTTCGGGTGACGCCCTGTCGGCCAAGGTGACGGCCTCCGGCAATATCTTCATCTTCGACGAGAACGGCGAAGCCTACGAGATCACGCAGGCCGACGTGAACCAGTCGAACGGCGTGATCCACGTCATCGAAGGGGTGCTGCTGCCGCGGTAA
- a CDS encoding helix-turn-helix domain-containing protein: MADRDMTETVIRQSAKLEIETKSVTAHICAMANAAPQQLPDEVVKEMRPERIGYRLRLLREALGLSPSEMADMLGIERTYWSRFENGRRAINDTTAALLVTTFGVTLDFLILGRADKLPVDLAMRIRQVSEK; this comes from the coding sequence ATGGCCGACAGGGATATGACCGAAACGGTCATTCGTCAATCCGCCAAATTGGAAATTGAGACCAAATCGGTCACAGCGCACATTTGCGCCATGGCAAACGCTGCACCGCAACAACTACCCGATGAGGTTGTAAAGGAGATGCGCCCAGAGCGGATCGGCTATCGCCTACGCCTATTGCGGGAAGCTTTAGGGCTGTCGCCATCCGAGATGGCCGACATGCTCGGCATCGAACGAACCTACTGGTCTCGGTTTGAAAACGGACGCCGGGCCATTAATGACACAACAGCCGCACTACTGGTCACCACTTTCGGCGTCACACTCGACTTCCTAATTCTCGGCCGAGCCGACAAATTGCCCGTCGATCTCGCCATGCGCATCCGCCAGGTTTCCGAAAAGTAA
- a CDS encoding AbrB family transcriptional regulator has translation MYLPKITLRVVLQTAMMLAIGTIGGLLAYWVHWPMPWMFGGLLAAGVTVRLVQPKVISDYAFPMNFRTFFVALIGVMIGTQVTPDLLSLAGELPITLSALVFFVVAAHLGNMTIFHRIGGYDKATALFSGTPGGLMESIFMGESAGADTRVLTVQQFLRIILVITLLPVGLSLWIGHPVGSAAGLTIGGDKPPVTPLALGMIAITAVLGLWIGRRIRLPAPQLTGPLLLAATATITGILDLHLPFWLIATAQLVIGVSLGMRFKGVDAGLLRRSLWLAALSVSYMLVLGMTFAIVLQHLTGIAFLHLFISFAPGGVAEMSVVALSLAANPALVSLHHVVRILITVVEMPLAAKVMGLRTKPY, from the coding sequence ATGTACTTGCCCAAGATAACGCTCCGAGTCGTCCTGCAAACCGCGATGATGCTGGCCATAGGAACCATCGGCGGTCTTCTGGCCTACTGGGTGCACTGGCCGATGCCCTGGATGTTCGGCGGGCTGTTGGCGGCGGGCGTGACCGTGCGGCTGGTGCAACCGAAGGTGATTTCCGACTACGCCTTCCCGATGAACTTCCGGACCTTCTTTGTCGCGCTGATCGGCGTGATGATCGGGACGCAGGTGACGCCGGACCTGCTGTCGCTGGCGGGCGAGCTGCCGATCACGCTCTCTGCGCTGGTCTTCTTCGTCGTGGCGGCCCACCTGGGCAACATGACGATCTTCCATCGCATCGGCGGATACGACAAGGCGACGGCCTTGTTCTCCGGCACTCCCGGAGGGCTGATGGAGAGCATCTTCATGGGCGAATCCGCAGGCGCCGACACGCGCGTCCTGACGGTACAGCAGTTCCTGCGGATCATCCTTGTCATCACGCTTCTGCCGGTCGGGCTGTCGCTGTGGATCGGCCACCCGGTCGGCAGTGCCGCCGGGTTGACCATCGGCGGGGACAAGCCGCCGGTCACGCCGCTGGCACTGGGGATGATCGCGATCACGGCGGTGCTGGGCCTGTGGATCGGACGGCGTATCCGCCTGCCCGCCCCGCAACTGACCGGGCCGCTCTTGCTGGCGGCCACAGCCACCATCACGGGCATACTGGACCTGCACCTGCCCTTCTGGCTGATCGCCACGGCGCAGCTCGTGATCGGGGTCAGCCTCGGGATGCGGTTCAAGGGCGTGGATGCGGGCCTCCTGCGCCGCTCGCTCTGGCTGGCGGCGCTGTCGGTGTCCTACATGCTGGTGCTGGGGATGACCTTTGCCATCGTCCTGCAGCACCTGACCGGCATCGCCTTCCTGCACCTCTTCATCTCCTTCGCGCCGGGCGGCGTGGCCGAGATGTCGGTGGTCGCGCTCTCGCTCGCCGCGAACCCGGCGCTGGTCAGCCTGCACCACGTGGTGCGTATCCTCATCACCGTGGTCGAGATGCCGCTGGCCGCGAAGGTCATGGGACTGCGCACAAAGCCGTATTGA
- a CDS encoding tyrosine-type recombinase/integrase, with the protein MPYRPKGSRFWHYDFQIRGRRFHGSCGTEDFEEAKAVEAAARVKAKHAPQITGRFTLSEAFGTYYSDVCAHQPSARTAMSHFRSVLGVIDGKTHLDALKQSDLTRFRSVRRWHVSGATINRTLQAMGRALRYMEKHHGAKLAELDFKAVKLAEPKERVRSLTLAEQGRLFEKLRPDLLPLVKFALMTGARQASICNLRWRDIDHDAARMTLQMKTDSKTEAKTMAFPMSREIKALIGALPRAEHPPHRDYVFTFEVQNRKKPERRRIIQNSTAFEHFAAAVNAAGIEDFRFHDLRHTFATRMLRQTQNLKLVSRLLGHSEITTTSRYAHVLDDDLASALDGFSALQNDESRRFSRRQKKSADNS; encoded by the coding sequence ATGCCGTACCGCCCCAAAGGCTCGCGCTTCTGGCACTACGACTTCCAGATCCGGGGTCGTCGATTTCACGGAAGTTGTGGCACTGAAGACTTCGAAGAGGCGAAAGCCGTAGAGGCAGCGGCACGCGTCAAGGCGAAGCACGCTCCACAGATCACCGGACGTTTCACCCTGTCGGAAGCCTTCGGCACCTACTACAGCGACGTCTGCGCCCACCAGCCAAGCGCGCGCACCGCAATGAGCCACTTTCGCTCCGTTCTGGGCGTCATCGACGGCAAGACCCACCTAGACGCACTCAAGCAATCCGATCTGACCCGGTTCCGGTCCGTTCGCCGCTGGCATGTCTCTGGCGCGACGATAAACCGAACATTGCAGGCGATGGGGCGAGCGCTGCGCTACATGGAAAAGCACCATGGCGCGAAGTTGGCCGAGCTCGACTTCAAGGCGGTGAAACTGGCCGAGCCGAAAGAGCGCGTCAGGTCCTTGACGCTTGCCGAGCAAGGGCGTCTGTTCGAAAAGCTGCGGCCGGATCTTCTGCCACTCGTGAAATTCGCTCTGATGACCGGAGCGAGACAAGCGTCAATCTGCAATCTACGCTGGCGGGACATCGACCACGACGCCGCACGGATGACGCTTCAGATGAAGACGGACAGCAAAACCGAGGCCAAAACCATGGCCTTTCCGATGAGCCGGGAGATAAAAGCACTGATCGGCGCCCTACCCCGCGCCGAGCATCCTCCGCACCGAGATTATGTCTTCACCTTCGAAGTGCAGAACAGGAAAAAGCCTGAGCGCCGTCGCATCATCCAGAACTCGACGGCGTTCGAGCACTTCGCTGCGGCGGTCAACGCCGCGGGGATTGAGGACTTTCGCTTCCACGATCTGCGCCACACCTTCGCGACGCGCATGCTTCGGCAGACCCAGAACCTCAAACTGGTGAGCCGTCTCCTGGGACACTCAGAGATCACGACGACAAGCCGGTACGCACATGTTCTGGACGACGATCTGGCTTCTGCGCTGGATGGGTTCTCGGCCCTCCAGAATGACGAGTCCCGAAGATTCTCCCGAAGACAAAAGAAAAGTGCAGATAATTCATAA
- a CDS encoding phage portal protein, protein MLGIGTVRAWLQASRAEADLRRVSAEKRAEVIQAYDAARVGGRMAGWSRPHTSAATELQGALPFLRAGARDLVRNSPFASRAVRVVASHVAGSGVRPRLADEIAGLEAREALQRITRDQWERFQENCDPEGQMDFYGQQRLVMRTVAEGGEALRLWFPVSDRGRLFWRCRIVEGDLLDHQRNEDLPGGGRVVQGVEFDALGRRVAYHLFEGHPGDSYAATGWKQTTRRVSAEYVDHIFEVLRPGQVRGVSWFAPVATVLRDLDDLAEAEVVRKKLEACISMVVHNAHEDAAPDGAAIAPATGDAAVPLRSASGSPIERMQPGMVLEARPGWGVEFNAPPASPGLVEHMKERLHAVAAGIGVTYMQMTGDMSRANYSSMREGRIEFNRLVDSWQADLMVQQSGRPAWRRVMQAASINGELTTRLTPRAKYIAPKRPWVDPQKDVSAAVLEIENFIADPEAVIEATGKTPEEVMAGQKRWRGMRAGIAGETPTGTGDEA, encoded by the coding sequence ATGTTGGGGATCGGGACCGTTCGCGCGTGGCTGCAGGCGAGCCGGGCGGAGGCTGACCTGCGGCGGGTGAGTGCGGAGAAACGGGCCGAGGTCATCCAGGCCTATGACGCGGCGCGTGTCGGCGGGCGGATGGCGGGCTGGTCGCGGCCGCACACCTCGGCGGCCACGGAACTGCAGGGGGCCTTGCCGTTCCTGCGGGCCGGGGCACGCGACTTGGTGCGCAATTCCCCCTTCGCCAGCCGCGCGGTGCGGGTGGTGGCCTCGCATGTGGCGGGCTCGGGGGTGCGCCCGCGCCTGGCCGACGAGATCGCGGGTCTTGAGGCGCGCGAAGCGCTGCAGCGGATCACCCGGGACCAGTGGGAGCGGTTCCAGGAGAACTGCGACCCGGAGGGTCAGATGGACTTCTACGGCCAGCAGCGCCTGGTGATGCGCACGGTGGCCGAGGGGGGAGAGGCGCTGCGTCTGTGGTTCCCGGTCTCGGATCGCGGGCGGCTGTTCTGGCGGTGCCGGATCGTCGAGGGGGATCTGCTGGATCATCAGCGCAACGAGGATCTGCCCGGTGGCGGGCGGGTGGTGCAGGGCGTGGAGTTCGACGCGCTGGGTCGGCGGGTGGCCTATCACCTGTTCGAGGGGCACCCCGGCGACAGCTATGCCGCCACGGGCTGGAAACAGACGACACGGCGCGTGTCCGCGGAGTACGTCGACCACATCTTCGAGGTCTTGCGGCCGGGCCAGGTGCGGGGGGTGTCGTGGTTTGCGCCCGTTGCCACGGTGCTGCGGGATCTCGACGACCTGGCCGAGGCGGAGGTTGTCCGGAAAAAGCTCGAGGCCTGCATCTCGATGGTCGTGCACAACGCGCATGAGGACGCGGCGCCCGATGGTGCGGCGATCGCGCCTGCGACGGGGGATGCGGCGGTGCCATTGCGCAGTGCATCGGGATCGCCGATCGAGCGCATGCAGCCCGGCATGGTGCTGGAGGCGCGGCCGGGCTGGGGTGTCGAGTTCAACGCACCGCCGGCCAGCCCCGGGCTCGTGGAGCACATGAAGGAGCGGCTGCACGCTGTCGCGGCGGGCATCGGCGTGACGTACATGCAGATGACCGGCGACATGTCGCGGGCGAACTACAGCTCGATGCGCGAGGGCCGGATCGAGTTCAACCGGCTGGTCGACAGCTGGCAGGCCGACCTGATGGTCCAGCAGAGCGGCCGTCCGGCCTGGCGGCGCGTGATGCAGGCGGCATCGATCAATGGTGAGCTGACAACGCGCCTGACGCCGCGGGCGAAGTACATCGCGCCGAAGCGGCCATGGGTCGATCCGCAGAAGGACGTCTCTGCGGCGGTTCTGGAGATCGAGAACTTCATCGCGGACCCCGAGGCGGTGATCGAGGCGACCGGCAAGACGCCGGAAGAGGTGATGGCGGGTCAGAAGCGCTGGCGCGGGATGCGCGCCGGGATCGCGGGGGAAACCCCGACAGGCACAGGAGACGAGGCATGA
- a CDS encoding DUF2190 family protein, with protein sequence MKSYVQDGDKVVVAAPRALTSGEGALVGSMFGVAEGDAESGADVVLVTTGVVDIAKVGSQAWTVGAKVYWDNTNFRTTTVVSSNTLIGVAMAAVGSGAGDTTGQVRLNGSF encoded by the coding sequence ATGAAATCTTATGTGCAGGATGGCGACAAGGTCGTCGTGGCGGCCCCGCGGGCGCTGACCTCGGGCGAAGGCGCGCTGGTCGGATCGATGTTCGGCGTGGCGGAAGGTGATGCGGAGAGCGGCGCGGATGTCGTCCTGGTGACGACGGGCGTGGTCGACATCGCCAAGGTCGGGTCGCAGGCCTGGACCGTGGGTGCTAAGGTCTACTGGGACAACACCAACTTCCGGACCACCACTGTCGTGAGCAGCAACACCCTGATCGGGGTTGCCATGGCGGCTGTCGGGTCCGGTGCCGGCGACACCACCGGCCAGGTGCGGCTGAACGGGTCGTTCTGA
- a CDS encoding prohead protease/major capsid protein fusion protein, with amino-acid sequence MTTPTRGGEAGVPARMIQAAALQTLDLEARTVEVVFTTGALVNHWVWHKGDVRRMPTRIDVTPEAIDLAFLKASGPVLDSHQSWDSRAVIGVVEDAWVKNGEGRAVIRFADTEDVEPIWQRVSQGILRNVSAGFEVLEQEARTEDLDGGGEIEVIHFSKIRVVEISMCAVPADRGSRVQSDAGPPLSFGQVYRPGETADPSAQETPAPVAAQVQAADAAEDAIKGETDMADKTQSAAPVAPTPTPVDAAAIRQQAAQDERARIAGIDTVAQQLGADEALVTQAKEDGMSVDAFRTAAVDAFAAKAQADTRGIGGARQTATVQADAREKFVQGAELGVMARAGLGGERNEFTGLTLSELARQSLDLLGIRSPASRLDMVGMAFTQAGSHTTSDFAHILSSIAGKAALKGWEEAEETFQLWTSVGTLTDFKPTTRVGLGLLDALPEVVEGANYTYGTVGDRGEPITLATYGRLFRITRQAIINDDLSMLSSIPMKGGRAARRTIGNLVYGVLTGNPNMSDGTALFHADHNNLAGSGAAPSIATLSAGRTAMKTQKEREGGPSLNIRPAYILSPAALETDFDQLINSTVDPTATKGHAKNPVAGMAEVISDARLDDASATAWYLAANPAAFDTIEVAYLDGVQSPYIEQKTGWTSDGVELKVRIDAGVAPLDFRTMYKNAGA; translated from the coding sequence ATGACGACACCGACACGTGGCGGAGAGGCGGGCGTGCCTGCGCGGATGATCCAGGCGGCGGCGCTGCAGACGCTCGACCTTGAAGCCCGCACCGTCGAGGTGGTGTTCACCACCGGCGCGCTGGTCAATCATTGGGTCTGGCACAAGGGGGACGTGAGGCGCATGCCGACGCGCATCGATGTCACGCCCGAGGCCATCGACCTGGCGTTTTTGAAGGCATCGGGGCCGGTGCTCGACAGCCACCAGAGCTGGGACAGCCGCGCCGTGATCGGCGTGGTGGAGGATGCCTGGGTGAAGAACGGAGAGGGCCGTGCCGTGATCCGGTTCGCCGACACCGAGGACGTGGAGCCGATCTGGCAGCGCGTCTCCCAAGGCATCCTCCGCAACGTCAGTGCGGGCTTCGAGGTGCTGGAACAGGAGGCCAGGACGGAAGATCTGGACGGCGGTGGCGAGATCGAGGTGATCCACTTCTCGAAGATCCGCGTGGTCGAGATCTCGATGTGTGCGGTGCCGGCGGACCGCGGGTCGCGCGTGCAGTCGGACGCGGGTCCGCCGCTGTCCTTCGGCCAGGTGTATCGCCCCGGGGAAACCGCGGATCCGTCCGCGCAGGAGACGCCTGCACCGGTTGCGGCGCAGGTGCAGGCGGCGGACGCCGCAGAGGATGCCATCAAAGGAGAGACCGACATGGCTGACAAGACGCAGAGCGCCGCCCCCGTGGCGCCCACCCCGACCCCCGTCGACGCGGCGGCGATCCGTCAGCAGGCGGCGCAGGATGAGCGGGCCCGGATTGCCGGGATCGACACCGTGGCGCAGCAGCTCGGTGCCGACGAGGCGCTTGTGACGCAGGCGAAGGAGGATGGCATGAGCGTGGACGCCTTCCGCACGGCCGCGGTGGATGCCTTTGCGGCGAAGGCCCAGGCGGACACCCGGGGCATTGGCGGCGCTCGCCAGACCGCCACGGTGCAGGCCGATGCGCGCGAGAAGTTCGTGCAGGGTGCGGAGCTCGGCGTGATGGCGCGTGCGGGCCTTGGTGGCGAGCGCAACGAGTTCACCGGCCTGACGCTGTCGGAACTGGCGCGGCAGTCGCTGGACTTGCTGGGGATCCGGTCCCCGGCTAGCCGTCTTGACATGGTGGGGATGGCGTTCACCCAGGCGGGCAGCCACACGACCAGCGACTTTGCCCATATCCTGTCCTCGATCGCGGGCAAGGCTGCGCTGAAGGGCTGGGAGGAGGCGGAGGAGACCTTCCAACTCTGGACCTCTGTCGGCACGCTTACCGACTTCAAGCCGACCACGCGGGTTGGCCTGGGGCTGCTCGACGCGCTGCCGGAAGTTGTCGAGGGCGCCAACTACACGTACGGCACCGTGGGCGACCGGGGGGAGCCGATCACCCTGGCCACCTATGGCCGGCTGTTCCGCATCACCCGCCAGGCGATCATCAACGACGACCTGTCGATGCTGAGCTCGATCCCGATGAAGGGGGGCCGTGCGGCACGCCGCACCATCGGCAACCTCGTGTACGGCGTGCTGACCGGCAACCCGAACATGTCGGACGGGACCGCGCTGTTCCACGCCGACCACAACAACCTTGCAGGGTCCGGTGCTGCGCCGTCCATCGCCACGCTGTCGGCGGGGCGCACGGCGATGAAGACCCAGAAGGAACGGGAGGGCGGTCCGTCGCTGAACATCCGGCCGGCCTATATTCTCTCGCCAGCGGCGCTGGAGACCGACTTCGATCAGCTGATCAATTCGACGGTCGATCCGACGGCGACGAAGGGGCATGCGAAGAACCCGGTGGCGGGCATGGCGGAGGTGATCTCGGATGCGCGGCTCGACGATGCCAGCGCGACCGCGTGGTACCTGGCGGCGAACCCCGCGGCCTTCGACACGATCGAGGTTGCCTATCTCGATGGCGTCCAGTCGCCGTACATCGAGCAGAAGACGGGTTGGACCTCGGACGGTGTCGAGCTGAAGGTGCGCATCGATGCGGGCGTCGCGCCGCTCGACTTCCGGACGATGTACAAGAACGCCGGGGCCTGA